TAATTGATTTTCAGCATTCTAAGGTGGCTCAAGGGCAGGCCACAGTTCGCACAAGACTTAGAGATCTTACCACTGGAAGGGTTTTTGAAGTGAACTTTCGCTCTGGAGAAAAATTTGAAAAACCTGATCTTCAGGAAAAGGAAATCCAATATCTCTATAGGGAAGGAGATAGATTTGTTTTTATGGATCTTGAAGATTATGATCAGATTTATGTCACAGAAGCAGAGGTTGGAGAGGCTGCTAAATTTCTGGTAGAAAATCTTCAGGTAAAGGTTCTTTATTACAAGGGAAGGGTAATTGGAATTGAGTTACCGAAGACAGTTGAGCTTAAGGTAGTCCACACAGAACCCGGTATTAAGGGAGACACCGTTAGTGCAGTTACAAAACCAGCAACCTTAGAGACTGGAGCAGTGATTCAGGTCCCTCTTTTTGTAAAGGAAGGAGATGTGATCAAGGTTGATACACGAACTGGTGAATATTTAGAAAGGGCGTCTTAATGTTAACCCTCAAGAAGTTACAGGAGTTTAAAGAATACCTGGAAAGCGGAGCCTTTATTGAAGATATGGAGATGAGACCTCCAGACGGACAGGCTGAGATGCTGGATATGATAGATCTTCTCTTTGAGATCTGTGAAAAGGCTGATGAAATTCTAAGCAGACACTTTTATAAAAAATGGGGGGAAGGGGTTTTTAAAAAAGAGACTTAGATGGTCTATTTTATTCGTGCTCGCACCCACTTTCAATATGCCGAATCCCTTTTTAAGGAATTGATGTCCGGTCAGAGGGTTTTATCCATTAAAGCCCTTCAGGAGGTCTTTCTTCAGGGACTAAAGGCTCTCCATGCCTTAACTATTCTCTCACCCCCAGAAAAACCTCTCTCCTCAGAGGAACTCTTCAAAAGAATACTTCCAACTCTCTCTGACTCTGAAAGGGAATATCTCTTAAGACTTAAGAACTTGCTTTTTTCAGCAAAGGATTATAATAAAGATGATCTATTAGTTTTATTAACAGAACTAAAAGGATATATTACATTCCTTAAAGAATGTCTGAAGCCCATACTGTAGAAGATCTTTTTGATCTGAATAGCTTTTTTACCCTTCTGGATAATTTAGTGTGCGCCCTTATTATAATTGATACGGAGAAAAGGATTAAATTAGTTAACCAAAAAGCTTTGTCATTAACAGGATATAAGAAGGAGGAGCTTCTTGGGAAAAAACCTCATGAATTTCTCTTTGCTCTACTTTCTCAGGAGGGCTGTGCTTTTGAAAAAATTTTAGCTGGTGGTCAATGTGAATTTGATGCCCTCCTTAAAAGAAAGGATGGAGGGGAATTTTTTGCCCATCTGAATGTTACACTACTAAGGTTG
This window of the Caldimicrobium thiodismutans genome carries:
- the efp gene encoding elongation factor P — protein: MAYTTSDFRRGLKIEWEGKPYEVIDFQHSKVAQGQATVRTRLRDLTTGRVFEVNFRSGEKFEKPDLQEKEIQYLYREGDRFVFMDLEDYDQIYVTEAEVGEAAKFLVENLQVKVLYYKGRVIGIELPKTVELKVVHTEPGIKGDTVSAVTKPATLETGAVIQVPLFVKEGDVIKVDTRTGEYLERAS